A window of the Butyricimonas virosa genome harbors these coding sequences:
- a CDS encoding DUF4105 domain-containing protein, which yields MKTKLFIISLFLILLTASTSASIKLSKDATISILTCSPGNELYSLFGHTGIRVVDKANDMDIVFNYGTFDFATQGFYFKFARGLLPYQLSCSEFRRFLSSYIYDERSVYSQTLNLDSIQKQYLMDLLFENYQPANREYLYNFLYDNCSTRVRDIIEKSTGNQITWIAQPSTKSFWNLLDEYLSRSPWIQWGIHTILGSPATSVATIREQMFLPDYLMYHLDSAAYNGVPLVQPIETVYEAPEQDLSTPWYFSPFFVFAICTLALILLLQKAKSRRLLKAIAIPFFIATGVVGCLIVFLCFFTKHPTMFPNFNTFWANPLNLVTAFFLGKRSLPWIINKYLFIYLYLLIIGFLLWFLFVPAVPYASMVIMVWMIYLCIRLRQSGK from the coding sequence ATGAAAACAAAACTATTCATCATATCCTTGTTCTTGATTTTACTCACGGCGAGTACGTCGGCTTCTATTAAGTTGTCCAAAGACGCCACAATCAGTATCTTGACGTGTTCCCCGGGTAACGAACTCTACTCGCTGTTCGGACACACGGGCATCCGGGTGGTTGATAAAGCAAACGATATGGACATTGTTTTCAATTACGGGACTTTTGATTTTGCAACCCAAGGATTTTACTTCAAATTTGCACGTGGTCTACTCCCCTACCAATTATCGTGTTCCGAATTCCGTCGTTTTTTATCCTCCTACATCTATGATGAACGTAGCGTGTATTCCCAGACCTTAAACCTGGATTCCATTCAAAAACAATATTTAATGGATTTACTTTTCGAAAACTATCAACCAGCAAACCGGGAATACCTTTACAACTTCCTATATGACAACTGTTCAACCCGGGTACGGGACATTATAGAGAAAAGCACGGGCAATCAAATCACATGGATAGCTCAACCTTCCACGAAAAGTTTCTGGAATCTTCTGGACGAATATCTAAGTCGTTCCCCGTGGATCCAATGGGGTATTCACACGATCCTCGGGTCTCCCGCAACTTCCGTAGCAACCATCCGGGAACAAATGTTTCTTCCCGACTACCTCATGTATCATTTAGATTCCGCAGCATATAATGGAGTTCCACTTGTGCAACCAATAGAAACGGTATACGAAGCCCCGGAACAAGATCTTTCAACTCCCTGGTACTTCTCCCCGTTCTTCGTTTTTGCCATCTGCACGCTTGCACTCATTTTACTTTTACAAAAAGCAAAAAGCCGGCGTTTACTAAAGGCAATCGCCATTCCATTCTTTATAGCGACAGGTGTTGTCGGGTGCCTCATCGTCTTTTTGTGTTTCTTCACGAAACATCCCACAATGTTCCCCAACTTTAATACCTTCTGGGCGAACCCGTTAAATCTCGTCACCGCCTTCTTCCTCGGGAAACGCTCTCTTCCGTGGATTATCAACAAATATCTGTTTATCTACCTCTATCTCTTGATCATTGGCTTTTTACTATGGTTCTTGTTCGTTCCGGCAGTTCCCTATGCATCCATGGTCATCATGGTATGGATGATATACCTCTGCATCCGTCTTCGACAAAGCGGGAAATAA
- a CDS encoding Arm DNA-binding domain-containing protein: MNPSISIIYYTSKTLKNGNHPLMLRIIQNRQTKYVSLGVNINPKFWDIKKMNQKGIAQTGRLYKGLSLKR, from the coding sequence ATGAATCCCTCAATATCAATCATTTATTACACATCAAAAACATTGAAGAATGGAAATCATCCATTAATGCTTAGAATTATTCAAAACAGGCAGACAAAATATGTCAGTTTAGGAGTAAATATCAATCCTAAATTTTGGGATATAAAAAAAATGAACCAAAAAGGAATTGCCCAAACAGGGAGGCTATACAAAGGCTTATCATTGAAAAGATGA
- a CDS encoding site-specific integrase → MGYKKNEPKRNCPNREAIQRLIIEKMKEYTDKIIDLKVEKREFTAKTLVEKIKNTHSCKTVGEIFLQQIEQLKRENRIGYALSHTQVYNSLIEFNKHLDIYFSDIDVQWLRKYETWLKGQNLAYNTIGIRFRTLRTVYNIAIKEGYVKAEFYPFKDYKVSKLHENTPKRAIVKDNVIKVMNHKEPVSNSSYNQLAIDLFTFSYLMGGINFTDMARLTGENIMDEQLVYRRKKTRKLIHLPIHPKAMEIMNKYKSDNPYIFPILSSFHKTEQQKLNRIHKVIGKVNACLKTLGDELELDKKLTTYVARHSYATTLKRAGVSTSLICDALGHSSERVTQIYLDSFENTQLKAAMKNLL, encoded by the coding sequence TTGGGATATAAAAAAAATGAACCAAAAAGGAATTGCCCAAACAGGGAGGCTATACAAAGGCTTATCATTGAAAAGATGAAAGAGTACACAGACAAGATCATTGACTTGAAAGTGGAAAAAAGAGAGTTCACAGCAAAAACCCTGGTGGAGAAAATTAAAAATACACATTCATGTAAAACTGTTGGAGAGATCTTTTTACAACAAATTGAACAGTTGAAGAGGGAGAACAGGATTGGATATGCCCTATCACATACACAAGTGTACAACTCCTTGATTGAGTTCAACAAGCATCTGGATATATATTTCTCTGATATTGATGTGCAATGGCTAAGAAAATATGAAACATGGCTTAAAGGTCAAAATCTGGCATACAACACTATTGGTATCAGGTTTCGCACACTAAGGACTGTTTATAACATTGCTATCAAGGAAGGGTATGTAAAAGCTGAATTCTATCCATTCAAGGATTACAAGGTATCAAAACTGCATGAAAACACTCCAAAAAGAGCCATTGTTAAAGATAATGTGATAAAGGTCATGAACCACAAGGAGCCTGTTTCAAATTCTTCCTACAACCAGCTGGCTATTGATCTATTCACATTCTCATATCTAATGGGTGGGATTAATTTCACAGACATGGCCAGATTAACAGGGGAAAATATCATGGATGAACAGCTAGTGTACAGGAGGAAGAAAACAAGAAAACTTATACACCTTCCAATCCATCCAAAAGCTATGGAGATCATGAACAAGTATAAATCTGACAATCCATATATATTTCCCATTTTATCCAGTTTTCATAAAACTGAACAGCAGAAATTGAACAGGATTCACAAGGTGATTGGAAAAGTAAATGCTTGTTTAAAAACACTTGGGGATGAACTTGAATTGGACAAGAAATTAACCACCTATGTGGCTAGACACTCCTATGCCACCACTCTAAAAAGGGCAGGTGTTAGTACATCATTAATATGTGATGCATTGGGACATAGTTCTGAGAGGGTCACTCAAATTTACTTGGATAGCTTTGAAAACACTCAATTAAAGGCTGCAATGAAAAATTTGCTGTGA
- a CDS encoding JAB domain-containing protein codes for METTSKDLLKPHYVELIYKTSIKSKDRIKVNDPDGVYLLAKEILGDRMEHHEEVYLILLNQASKILGVALVSRGSINKTVVDIKIIFQHVILSNSSRIILFHNHPSGNCKPSKADDELTKNITQLSSLASVDFIDHLIVSDDDYYSYSNECRHDVLKPQSMMNNLSPFLEKEEIILPNLL; via the coding sequence ATGGAAACAACAAGCAAAGATTTATTAAAACCACACTATGTAGAATTGATTTATAAAACTAGCATCAAATCAAAAGACAGGATAAAGGTAAATGATCCTGATGGTGTCTATCTACTGGCAAAAGAGATTTTAGGGGATAGAATGGAACATCATGAGGAAGTTTACTTGATCTTGTTAAATCAAGCCTCAAAAATATTAGGAGTGGCCCTAGTAAGCAGGGGAAGTATCAACAAAACAGTTGTGGATATAAAAATTATATTCCAGCATGTAATCCTCTCCAACTCTTCTAGAATCATATTATTTCACAATCATCCTTCTGGAAATTGTAAACCAAGTAAAGCTGATGATGAATTGACCAAAAACATAACTCAATTATCATCTTTAGCAAGTGTTGATTTTATAGATCACCTCATTGTGAGTGATGATGATTATTACAGCTATTCAAATGAATGCAGGCATGATGTATTAAAACCACAATCAATGATGAATAATTTATCCCCTTTTCTGGAAAAAGAAGAGATTATTTTACCTAATCTTTTATAA
- a CDS encoding RHS repeat domain-containing protein: protein MKTTTIITIIIFVHSVGLAQNVHKTTFQRPEVATLSAEVQAPVSLNSGALAIEIPLYTLKQGDITVPISISYDATGIRVGSHPGWTGQNWTLKAGGVITRVTKSIPDESRVAWDMYILNSVIRNEYFWGNAYNFGKLLEPDWNTTSKITEWAMPGDNFSELEPDEFIFNFCGHAGKFYLDANGPRVIGQNGYIIEPILLHNLPLYDGRRPIQENGRINDDAYTYQDGNDKQYVQLRDCRIFGFKIIDPQGFIYYFGEYEKVDNGTINYYDDNFTGIEATSNFFSQLYDENYSTWYLVKIVSPLGYQVEFEYENNPEYACATFSNNYSMTKMRVNDQASFWNLWSPGYMQISSEGQFLDGSLIITRYLKSIKTDDQTINFKKSKAQALDYDYSFIQSYLHEIARTSYNPNIVSVFYGLYRIADSRAILNNNRQTVQSKVFYPDLLGWAKLDEISINWNTGNTLPIKFLFSYRENLSERLQLTSIQKKSGTEMEPPYQFEYNNSKKLPSYLDLRTDHWGYYNGTLPSITNKANYINYRQPNSNYTDSEILKKITYPTGGKKEFIYEPNKYSKVVRRDRTTGNISIVSVPESTGGGLRIKEIIERSDTNTLDQRKIYSYSEGILNGEIQYYWPDYKGRLTNGNTYTSEKFFSSTMLPVSDNPAGGSVSYTKVTESIPGSGRIEYTFTNHDTHSDQNAVSIDPQKSAYSPFTSRAMERGKLIKEEVFKEQEAQPIRRITYTYYMPNQENFLRAVQVRNYTLFDGTSPNVIEGSAYKIYTDPVLLKTRKEEVITENTSIPFKTEVTYAYNDLYLVSQEDKKESNPLSTSLTSSKITYSYAHNTNRVLKDKNILTLVSSIKKYNNDDIILETGYQYMANLPVATRKCIYTQGPTTYHIIWSNNVFDIKGNPVFTFYEGTLGEVQIWGFNYKRLIARVQNIPNYNMIKEAINIDPREISPLMNPDMELINSLREKLPEALITTYTYDVRGNVTSITEPDGLKTTFEYDALDRLIAIKDHAGNLIESYDYHYKN from the coding sequence ATGAAAACAACAACGATAATTACAATCATTATATTTGTACATAGTGTAGGATTAGCACAAAATGTTCATAAAACTACTTTCCAAAGACCTGAAGTCGCAACTCTCTCTGCCGAGGTACAAGCACCTGTTTCCTTAAATTCTGGAGCACTGGCGATTGAAATCCCGTTATACACGTTAAAACAAGGTGATATAACAGTACCTATTAGCATTAGTTATGATGCGACAGGGATACGAGTTGGTTCTCATCCTGGATGGACAGGCCAGAACTGGACATTAAAGGCCGGTGGGGTGATCACGAGGGTTACTAAAAGCATTCCAGACGAATCTCGTGTAGCATGGGACATGTATATTTTAAATAGCGTTATTCGTAATGAATATTTTTGGGGAAATGCATACAATTTCGGAAAACTTTTAGAGCCTGATTGGAATACAACAAGTAAAATCACAGAATGGGCAATGCCTGGTGATAATTTTTCCGAGTTAGAACCGGACGAATTTATTTTCAATTTTTGTGGACATGCTGGTAAATTCTATTTGGATGCAAATGGCCCTCGTGTTATCGGGCAAAATGGATATATAATAGAACCAATTCTTCTACATAATTTACCTTTATATGATGGAAGGCGCCCCATACAGGAAAATGGAAGAATTAATGATGATGCGTATACATATCAAGATGGGAATGACAAGCAATATGTACAATTAAGGGATTGCCGAATTTTTGGTTTTAAAATCATTGATCCCCAGGGATTCATCTATTATTTTGGAGAATACGAAAAAGTTGATAATGGAACGATAAATTATTATGATGATAATTTTACAGGAATTGAGGCCACCTCTAATTTTTTCTCTCAACTGTACGACGAGAATTATTCTACTTGGTATTTAGTCAAGATTGTATCTCCATTAGGCTATCAAGTAGAATTTGAATACGAAAATAACCCGGAATACGCATGTGCTACATTCAGTAATAATTACTCCATGACTAAAATGCGGGTAAATGATCAAGCTTCTTTTTGGAATCTTTGGTCGCCTGGTTATATGCAAATTTCTTCTGAAGGGCAATTTTTAGATGGAAGCTTGATAATCACTAGATACCTTAAATCTATCAAAACAGACGATCAAACGATAAATTTCAAGAAATCTAAGGCTCAAGCTTTAGATTACGATTACAGTTTTATCCAAAGTTATTTGCATGAAATTGCACGAACTAGTTATAATCCTAATATCGTTTCTGTTTTTTATGGACTTTATAGAATTGCAGATTCTAGAGCGATTTTAAACAATAACAGGCAAACAGTACAATCGAAAGTATTTTATCCTGATTTACTCGGTTGGGCTAAACTTGATGAAATATCCATAAATTGGAATACCGGGAATACTCTCCCCATTAAATTTTTATTTTCTTATAGAGAAAATTTATCTGAACGTTTGCAACTAACGTCAATCCAAAAAAAATCAGGGACAGAGATGGAGCCTCCTTATCAATTCGAGTATAATAATTCTAAAAAATTGCCTAGCTATCTTGATCTTAGAACGGATCACTGGGGATATTATAATGGAACATTGCCCTCGATCACGAACAAGGCAAATTATATAAATTACAGGCAGCCAAATTCTAATTATACAGATAGCGAGATTCTCAAAAAAATCACTTATCCAACAGGTGGGAAAAAAGAATTTATCTATGAACCTAATAAATATTCAAAGGTCGTGAGGAGGGATAGGACGACCGGAAATATATCAATTGTGTCTGTTCCTGAAAGTACAGGAGGAGGATTAAGAATTAAAGAAATAATTGAAAGGTCGGATACAAATACGTTGGATCAACGGAAAATATATTCTTATTCAGAAGGAATATTAAACGGGGAAATTCAATATTATTGGCCAGATTATAAAGGTCGATTGACAAATGGAAATACATACACGTCAGAGAAATTTTTCTCATCGACAATGCTTCCCGTGTCTGATAACCCAGCAGGCGGTTCTGTTAGTTACACAAAGGTGACTGAAAGCATTCCTGGTTCTGGAAGAATTGAATACACGTTTACCAACCATGATACACACTCGGACCAGAATGCTGTTAGTATTGATCCTCAAAAATCAGCATATTCTCCTTTTACAAGTAGAGCTATGGAAAGAGGAAAGTTAATAAAAGAGGAAGTTTTTAAAGAACAGGAAGCACAACCAATCCGTCGAATTACATATACATATTATATGCCTAATCAAGAAAATTTTTTACGTGCTGTTCAAGTTCGTAATTACACGTTGTTTGATGGAACTTCTCCCAATGTTATTGAAGGTTCTGCTTACAAAATATATACAGATCCAGTTTTGTTAAAAACTCGAAAAGAAGAAGTAATTACTGAAAATACTTCTATCCCATTTAAGACAGAAGTAACCTACGCTTACAATGATTTATATTTAGTGTCGCAAGAAGATAAAAAAGAGAGTAATCCGCTTTCGACATCATTGACATCCTCAAAAATAACATATTCATACGCTCATAACACGAATAGAGTTTTGAAGGATAAAAATATTCTGACATTAGTATCTTCAATAAAGAAATATAACAATGATGATATAATATTAGAAACAGGGTATCAATATATGGCCAATTTGCCAGTAGCAACCCGAAAATGTATTTATACACAAGGGCCAACAACTTATCATATAATTTGGTCAAACAATGTTTTTGATATTAAAGGTAATCCTGTCTTTACTTTTTATGAAGGTACACTTGGAGAAGTCCAAATTTGGGGATTCAATTATAAGCGTCTTATTGCAAGGGTACAAAATATTCCTAATTACAATATGATAAAAGAAGCTATAAATATAGATCCAAGGGAAATCTCGCCCTTGATGAACCCTGACATGGAACTTATTAATTCTCTCCGTGAAAAATTGCCAGAGGCTTTAATTACAACATATACTTATGATGTCAGAGGGAATGTAACATCAATAACAGAACCTGATGGATTGAAGACAACTTTTGAATATGATGCTCTTGATCGTTTAATTGCTATAAAAGATCATGCAGGAAATTTAATTGAATCCTATGATTACCATTACAAAAATTAG
- a CDS encoding DUF6443 domain-containing protein has product MKRIIYIICIFSLGYSGKVLSQSSNQNYIQKRVYQNENATKHLDILNYYNGIGQLVQTIQKEVTPTGKDLVELQEYDIVGRQTKSWLPVTSSGNGDYVNPVVIKNSQALYNQDTSPYSEVQYQPTPLGDESKRFGPGQNWYNNDKSIRTTYLVNNSSDSLACIAFAVSGSRMNTQLNKVSDLYPSGELLVIRVINEDNNVSYTFKDKSGKILLNRQVNISNDNNKIFLDTYMVYDNAGNLCYVLPPLAKEKLIGTIWNDDNQIIKEYVYVYKYDERFRCVKKRLPGTDWIYQVFDQKNRIVMTQDGKDRLEDKWTYCVYDYFDQVIEQSIVTGTLSRDLIQERFDDPNFYNNLPYLGGTNDIHKPFSDDTFSVVDVLASTAYGNGRYEWGFLVKEALSQDQFLRYDENNWIAGGWIACELPNFDYIREDDSMNPVYYICDDPDEPGVRYYYIPENFLPYVQTILDYDIIDYFEILNEFPGYGSPADSIEYINKSRVDYQILKIPERYEFVEIPGFVSLSDKNENPRRLKTFEKLLVFDGRTNKSYITRYYYYDKKNRVIQITEDNIAGGISRTSYKYDFNGRILKSQEIHEIDANNTEILDNIYEYDHAGRVTSHKISIDNTILSHINFHYDELGRLSKKEYISGTYMLEESIDYNIRGWLTSKSSSVFSMQLNYETSNITNLRRYDGSISEWIWKQGTDAQQMYVFKYDGINQLLEAIPYKNSGTSWVANTNNYTERNISYDLNGNILSLERTANGSLVDNLVYSYSGNQLTSLTENVTGNPIGDIYSRGNVATGMYTYDLNGNMITDSRKTLEIQYNPLNLVQQVKKGGNVHANYTFLADGTKLRVREGNSMNGYEYIGSMVFRKSSAGLQLETVLFENGVIQVNRSGNNITRNVNYFLKDHLGSIRAIINGSGVVLERNDYYPFGARHTRGDYAISNNRYKYNGKEEQTTGDLAYLDYGMRMYDSELGRWFGVDIKAEAFYSWSPYTYVMNNPINAVDLKGDSVWFSVENNIAMMHVTGKVINRSSDNINMTRAAKDIASDISKAFGGEFKVNGKTYTMKTDVQITAVTSMDDVSSSDHLFVLSDRIESADIAGRAATNEIGGKVMSVWSGDFADNDWLGNNLSYNKTRSAVHEFGHALGLTHETASGWRNLMNQGSRGSNVSSDQRVTAVYNYRQGYLNRGDNSMMIRGVLQPNPYYKYFNYARKRSEVIHINSIGLNHKY; this is encoded by the coding sequence ATGAAAAGAATTATATATATTATTTGTATTTTTTCCCTTGGGTACTCGGGAAAAGTATTGTCACAATCTAGTAATCAGAACTATATTCAAAAACGTGTTTATCAAAATGAAAATGCGACAAAGCATCTAGATATATTAAATTATTATAATGGCATTGGTCAACTTGTTCAAACAATACAAAAAGAAGTAACACCCACTGGTAAAGATCTCGTTGAACTACAAGAATATGACATTGTTGGACGACAAACAAAATCATGGCTGCCAGTAACATCTTCGGGAAACGGTGATTACGTGAATCCAGTTGTTATCAAGAATTCTCAAGCTTTGTATAATCAAGATACTTCCCCTTATTCAGAAGTACAATATCAGCCTACACCTCTCGGTGATGAGAGTAAAAGATTCGGGCCAGGCCAAAATTGGTATAACAATGACAAGTCAATTAGAACCACATACCTTGTGAATAATTCAAGTGATAGCTTGGCTTGTATTGCTTTTGCAGTTTCTGGATCTAGAATGAATACTCAATTGAATAAGGTTTCCGATTTGTATCCTTCGGGCGAGTTACTTGTCATTCGAGTGATAAATGAAGACAACAATGTTTCTTATACATTTAAAGATAAATCGGGGAAAATATTACTTAACCGTCAAGTCAATATTTCTAATGATAACAACAAGATATTTTTAGATACGTATATGGTTTACGATAATGCTGGTAATTTGTGTTATGTTCTTCCTCCTTTAGCAAAAGAAAAACTTATTGGTACTATTTGGAATGATGATAACCAGATTATAAAGGAATACGTTTATGTGTATAAATATGATGAAAGGTTTAGGTGCGTGAAGAAACGATTGCCGGGGACAGATTGGATATACCAAGTATTTGATCAAAAAAATAGAATTGTTATGACACAGGACGGAAAAGACCGATTGGAGGATAAATGGACATACTGTGTTTATGATTATTTCGACCAAGTTATAGAGCAAAGTATTGTTACGGGAACGTTATCAAGAGATTTGATACAAGAGCGATTTGATGATCCAAATTTTTATAATAATTTACCTTATTTGGGAGGCACTAATGATATACATAAACCATTTTCTGATGATACATTTAGTGTTGTTGATGTTTTGGCGAGCACTGCATACGGGAATGGTCGTTACGAGTGGGGATTTCTAGTAAAAGAAGCTTTATCTCAAGATCAGTTTTTGAGATACGATGAGAATAATTGGATTGCAGGGGGATGGATTGCGTGTGAACTCCCAAATTTTGATTATATTCGTGAGGATGATTCAATGAATCCGGTCTATTATATTTGTGACGATCCTGATGAACCGGGAGTACGTTATTATTATATCCCTGAGAATTTTTTACCGTACGTACAGACGATCCTCGATTATGATATAATAGATTATTTTGAAATTTTGAATGAATTCCCAGGCTACGGAAGTCCTGCAGATTCAATAGAATATATTAATAAATCCAGGGTCGATTACCAAATTCTTAAAATTCCAGAACGATACGAGTTTGTAGAAATTCCGGGTTTTGTTTCTCTTTCAGACAAAAATGAAAATCCTCGGCGTTTAAAAACGTTCGAAAAGCTTTTGGTTTTTGATGGAAGAACGAATAAATCCTATATCACAAGATATTATTATTATGACAAAAAGAATAGAGTAATTCAAATTACGGAGGATAATATTGCAGGAGGTATAAGTAGAACAAGTTACAAGTATGATTTCAATGGAAGGATATTGAAAAGTCAAGAAATCCATGAAATAGATGCTAATAATACGGAGATATTGGATAATATTTACGAGTATGATCATGCAGGTAGAGTGACTAGTCACAAGATATCGATTGACAACACCATTCTTTCTCATATCAATTTTCATTATGATGAATTAGGGCGACTTTCCAAAAAAGAATATATAAGTGGAACTTATATGTTAGAGGAATCTATAGATTATAATATTCGCGGCTGGTTGACTAGTAAATCCAGTTCCGTTTTTAGCATGCAACTCAACTATGAAACTTCTAATATCACGAACTTAAGGCGTTATGATGGAAGTATTTCCGAATGGATATGGAAACAAGGTACTGATGCACAACAGATGTATGTTTTCAAGTACGATGGTATTAATCAATTACTAGAGGCGATCCCATACAAAAATAGTGGAACTTCTTGGGTTGCTAACACGAATAACTACACGGAAAGAAACATTAGCTATGACTTGAATGGTAATATTCTTTCACTTGAACGAACGGCAAACGGTTCGCTCGTGGATAATTTAGTTTATTCTTATAGTGGGAATCAACTGACAAGCTTGACAGAAAATGTAACAGGGAATCCTATTGGGGATATTTATTCCAGGGGAAATGTCGCTACCGGTATGTACACGTATGATCTCAACGGGAACATGATAACTGATAGCCGCAAAACTTTAGAAATTCAATATAACCCCCTAAATTTGGTACAACAAGTGAAGAAAGGAGGCAATGTACATGCTAATTATACGTTTCTTGCAGATGGAACAAAACTTCGTGTTAGGGAGGGGAATTCTATGAATGGATATGAATATATTGGTTCTATGGTTTTCAGGAAAAGTAGTGCTGGACTTCAACTTGAAACGGTACTATTTGAGAATGGCGTAATCCAAGTTAACCGATCAGGAAATAATATTACTAGAAATGTTAACTATTTTCTAAAGGATCATCTTGGCAGTATTCGAGCTATAATTAACGGTAGTGGTGTTGTTCTGGAAAGAAACGATTATTATCCTTTTGGCGCAAGACACACAAGGGGTGATTACGCTATTTCAAACAATCGTTACAAGTACAATGGCAAGGAGGAGCAAACAACAGGAGATTTGGCTTACTTGGATTACGGAATGCGAATGTATGATAGCGAATTAGGAAGATGGTTCGGTGTAGATATTAAAGCTGAAGCTTTTTATTCATGGTCACCATATACCTATGTAATGAATAACCCGATAAATGCCGTAGATTTAAAAGGAGATAGTGTTTGGTTCTCCGTTGAGAATAATATTGCAATGATGCATGTTACAGGAAAAGTAATAAATAGATCAAGCGATAATATTAATATGACACGTGCAGCAAAAGACATCGCATCCGATATTTCGAAGGCATTTGGTGGAGAATTTAAAGTTAACGGAAAAACCTATACAATGAAAACTGATGTTCAAATTACAGCGGTAACTTCAATGGACGATGTATCTTCTTCAGACCATTTATTCGTTCTGTCAGATAGAATAGAGTCTGCAGATATAGCAGGACGAGCGGCAACAAATGAAATTGGAGGAAAGGTTATGTCGGTATGGTCTGGTGATTTTGCCGATAATGATTGGCTTGGTAATAATCTATCATATAATAAAACTCGTAGTGCAGTACATGAATTTGGACACGCATTGGGGCTAACGCACGAAACGGCAAGTGGATGGCGTAATTTAATGAATCAAGGAAGTAGAGGCTCGAACGTATCTTCAGACCAAAGAGTAACTGCTGTTTATAACTACCGACAAGGATATCTCAATAGAGGCGATAATTCCATGATGATTAGAGGAGTTCTACAGCCTAATCCATATTACAAATATTTCAACTATGCTAGGAAGCGGTCTGAAGTAATACATATAAATTCAATAGGACTAAATCATAAATACTGA
- the istB gene encoding IS21-like element helper ATPase IstB produces the protein MEMNQDTLEKMLGMNLKGMYYAFKTSLETHRTESMTTDQFVSWLVSSEWDDRRNRAVERAIRQASFRYKATIEEIDFSVERGLDKNLTLRLADLTFVRERKDLFITGSAGTGKSYLATAFGFQACQKGYKVLYANTSRLMGMLKVAKAKGTILQELKKIERLDMLILDDFGIQPFDSQGRMNLMDIIEDRHGKKSTIITSQVPVKDWYDVIGEKTIADAVLDRIVHQAIRIELFGESLRKCKSKK, from the coding sequence ATGGAAATGAATCAGGATACATTGGAAAAGATGTTAGGAATGAACCTTAAAGGTATGTATTATGCCTTTAAAACAAGTTTGGAAACACATCGGACAGAGAGTATGACTACCGACCAGTTCGTCTCATGGCTGGTTTCAAGTGAATGGGATGACCGCAGAAACCGTGCGGTAGAGAGGGCTATCCGTCAGGCCTCCTTCAGATACAAGGCCACCATTGAAGAAATAGACTTCTCGGTGGAAAGGGGGCTGGACAAGAACCTTACCCTGCGTTTGGCCGACCTGACTTTTGTCAGAGAGCGCAAAGACCTGTTTATTACCGGAAGCGCCGGAACAGGTAAAAGTTATCTGGCAACAGCTTTTGGCTTCCAGGCTTGCCAAAAAGGATATAAAGTGTTATATGCCAATACATCCAGACTTATGGGGATGCTTAAGGTTGCCAAGGCAAAAGGTACAATCCTGCAAGAACTCAAGAAAATCGAAAGGTTGGATATGCTTATACTGGATGATTTTGGTATACAACCTTTCGATTCCCAGGGGCGGATGAATCTGATGGATATCATAGAGGACAGGCATGGTAAAAAATCTACCATCATAACATCACAGGTACCGGTAAAAGACTGGTATGACGTTATTGGAGAAAAGACGATTGCCGATGCCGTTCTGGACAGAATTGTGCATCAGGCCATACGCATTGAACTCTTCGGGGAGTCGCTGCGGAAATGTAAAAGTAAAAAATAA